Sequence from the Prosthecobacter debontii genome:
GAGAACAGGTCAAGTCCTTTGTTTGGCCTTCCTCGGAAGAGTGGGCAGAAATCACCCTGGCGCTGCCCGTAACGGCGCAGGATAGGCTCATCCATCTGCGTCTCACCCCACCCGCAGAAGGGAAAGAGATGGCTCTTCAGCAGGTGGAAATCCGGGCGCGTGACACCATGAAAGCCCGTTGGGATTTTGGGCCGTGAATCTGGGGTATTTTGTTCTTGGGCTGCTGTTTTCCTTTGCTAGAGTGCGCGCGCATGAGCCCCTCTTCGAAGATGAAACGCCCCTCCTCCATCACGGTGGAAGAGTTTTTCAAGACCAACGAAAAGGCCCTCAAGCTGCGTCTGATCGGTAGCGATGTGGGTTTTAAGCGGAAAATCTCCGAGCCTTCCGTCAATCGCCCTGGACTGGCTTTGTCGGGCTTTTTCACCTACTTCGCTTACAAGCGGGTGCAGATCATTGGTAACTCGGAGTTTTCCTTTCTGGAAGGGCTAGACCCCAAGCTGCGTGCGGCTCGGTTCAGTCAACTTTGCACCTGGGACATCCCCTGCCTCGTTGTGGCACGCGGACATCGGCTGAGTGAGGATCTGGTGGCGATTGCCAATGAAGCGGGCATTTCCGTCTTTCAGACCAGCATGATCACCATGAAGTTCCTGAATGCAGCCACCATCAAGCTGGAGTGGGCCTTCGCGCCCACGATGCTGGTGCATGGCTGCCTCGTGGACGTGCAGGGCATCGGCGTGCTCATTCAGGGGAAGAGCGGCTGCGGTAAGAGCGAGAGCGTCATCGGCCTGCTCCAGCGCGGCGGTAGCCTCGTGGCGGATGATGCGGTGCGTTTGCGCCTCGTCGAGGAGCGGGAGATCGTCGGTTCCGCCCCCGAGATGAC
This genomic interval carries:
- the hprK gene encoding HPr(Ser) kinase/phosphatase — its product is MKRPSSITVEEFFKTNEKALKLRLIGSDVGFKRKISEPSVNRPGLALSGFFTYFAYKRVQIIGNSEFSFLEGLDPKLRAARFSQLCTWDIPCLVVARGHRLSEDLVAIANEAGISVFQTSMITMKFLNAATIKLEWAFAPTMLVHGCLVDVQGIGVLIQGKSGCGKSESVIGLLQRGGSLVADDAVRLRLVEEREIVGSAPEMTRNMIEIRGLGILNVAALFGVGSVRMSKRLDLAVNLVHLAESHDLERVGMASQSTEIMGLTIAKVDIPVAPGRDVAGLIELAALNYKLRTFGYNSAVEFDQRLLKKMADDQIG